In one Lachnospiraceae bacterium GAM79 genomic region, the following are encoded:
- the dprA gene encoding DNA-processing protein DprA, with product MDLDLLHLWLGMFPDITNMTMGKILAYFGGLQELWEAPDREIQGALTEIQGSKILELRDEKKIIAYKNRLKERNITYIYPGHPYFPEELLNIPDCPRLLYARGRVEELALNRPGIAVVGARKASAYGKEIARSFVSKLASYQTNIISGLAAGIDGTAQRAAVEIENGFTIAVLGCGINICYPRENYDLYECIERSGVILSEYGLDVEPAKWRFPLRNRIISGLAKGVLVVEAQKKSGSLITADQALEQGREVYAVPGRIGDRNSEGCNQLIRQGAMLVTDAADIIDELGLCKKEEIAQKKDMVCREQLDLPEQEIFACLGRDVVYIEDICSRVDQPPALVLSTLFDMEKKGYIRQPMRYYFTAVFS from the coding sequence ATGGATCTTGACTTACTCCATTTATGGCTTGGGATGTTCCCTGATATAACGAATATGACCATGGGAAAGATCCTTGCGTATTTTGGCGGGCTGCAGGAGCTGTGGGAAGCACCTGACCGGGAGATTCAGGGAGCTTTGACAGAGATACAGGGAAGCAAGATTTTGGAACTTCGGGATGAGAAGAAGATAATAGCATATAAAAACAGACTAAAAGAGAGAAATATTACATATATATATCCCGGACACCCTTATTTTCCGGAAGAATTACTTAACATTCCGGATTGCCCAAGGCTGTTATATGCCAGAGGCAGGGTGGAAGAGCTTGCATTAAATCGTCCGGGTATTGCTGTTGTAGGAGCCAGAAAGGCTTCCGCATATGGAAAGGAGATCGCGAGGTCATTTGTTTCTAAGCTTGCGTCATATCAGACCAATATCATCAGCGGGTTGGCTGCCGGTATTGATGGAACGGCACAGCGGGCGGCGGTAGAAATAGAAAATGGATTTACCATTGCGGTACTTGGATGCGGGATCAATATCTGTTATCCGAGAGAGAATTATGATTTGTATGAATGCATTGAAAGAAGCGGTGTGATCTTGTCGGAATATGGGCTGGATGTGGAACCGGCAAAATGGCGGTTCCCACTTAGAAACAGGATCATCAGTGGCTTGGCAAAAGGGGTTCTGGTTGTGGAAGCGCAGAAAAAAAGCGGTTCACTGATAACGGCAGATCAGGCACTTGAACAGGGACGGGAAGTATATGCGGTTCCCGGACGGATCGGAGACAGGAACAGTGAAGGCTGTAATCAACTGATTCGGCAGGGGGCAATGCTTGTAACAGATGCAGCGGATATAATAGACGAACTGGGACTCTGTAAAAAAGAAGAAATTGCACAAAAGAAAGACATGGTATGCAGGGAACAGCTTGATTTACCGGAGCAGGAGATCTTTGCCTGTTTGGGTAGGGATGTTGTATATATAGAAGACATCTGTTCGCGGGTTGATCAGCCTCCGGCACTTGTTCTGAGCACTCTGTTTGACATGGAGAAAAAGGGATATATCAGGCAGCCGATGCGTTATTATTTTACTGCTGTTTTTTCATAG
- the topA gene encoding type I DNA topoisomerase, translating into MAKYLVIVESPAKAKTIKKFLGSNYEVIASNGHVRDLPKSQMGIDVDNDFEPKYITIRGKGDILAQLRKEVKKADKVYLATDPDREGEAISYHLSKALKLDDKKYKRITFNEITKNAVKNSIKQARDIDMALVDAQQARRVLDRLVGYKISPLLWAKIKRGLSAGRVQSVALKLICDREKEINEFIPKEYWTLSAMLAPEKAKKSIEFKYMGNGSDKEEISSRAELDHIIETIGKQSFKIASIKDSERHKKAPLPFTTSTLQQEASSKLNFATSKTMRIAQQLYEGVEIKGRGSIGLISYLRTDSTRISDEAAAAAKDYIIKNFGEDYTAGIPRADKPGKKIQDAHEAIRPTDITLSPAAIKDQLSREQFRLYQLIYNRFLASQMAEAVYSIKTVKAEVAGYRFQTSVSKIAFAGFTTVYNVDNEKSEHIAGIKDLNEGDLLKLEDFDEKQHFTQPPARYTEALLVRTLEELGIGRPSTYAPTISTILNRRYITKENKKLYVTELGEAVNQIMEQAFPVIIDVNFTANLESLLDKIGEGAIEWKVVVRNFYPDLDAAVKKAESELQSIKIEDEVTDEVCDECGRNMVVKYGPHGKFLACPGFPDCKFTKPFFEKTGVPCPKCGGDIVIKKTRKGRRYYGCINAPECDFMSWAKPSREKCPVCGSYMVEKGNKLLCSAENCGYSRDNTEKGK; encoded by the coding sequence ATGGCTAAATATCTTGTTATTGTAGAGTCTCCGGCGAAAGCCAAGACGATTAAAAAGTTTTTGGGCAGTAATTATGAAGTGATTGCGTCGAATGGTCATGTGCGTGATCTGCCTAAAAGCCAGATGGGCATTGATGTTGATAATGATTTTGAACCGAAATATATAACAATCAGAGGAAAAGGAGATATACTTGCACAGCTTCGAAAAGAAGTAAAGAAAGCTGACAAAGTGTACCTCGCAACTGACCCCGATCGTGAGGGAGAAGCAATCTCCTATCATTTATCAAAAGCACTGAAACTGGATGATAAGAAGTACAAGCGGATTACCTTCAATGAAATTACGAAAAATGCAGTAAAGAATTCAATTAAGCAGGCACGCGATATCGATATGGCACTTGTGGATGCACAGCAAGCGAGACGTGTATTGGACAGACTGGTTGGTTATAAGATCAGTCCGCTTCTCTGGGCAAAGATTAAGAGAGGTTTAAGTGCCGGACGTGTACAGTCTGTAGCATTAAAGCTGATCTGTGACAGAGAAAAAGAGATCAATGAATTTATTCCAAAGGAATACTGGACACTTTCTGCTATGCTGGCACCGGAAAAGGCCAAGAAAAGCATTGAATTCAAATACATGGGAAATGGGAGCGATAAGGAAGAAATATCTTCCAGAGCGGAACTGGATCATATCATAGAAACGATCGGAAAGCAGTCTTTTAAGATCGCATCGATCAAGGACAGTGAGCGTCATAAGAAAGCGCCACTTCCATTTACAACCAGTACGTTGCAGCAGGAAGCTTCCTCCAAGTTGAACTTTGCAACATCCAAAACGATGCGTATCGCACAACAGTTATATGAAGGTGTGGAGATCAAGGGCAGAGGTTCCATCGGTCTGATCTCTTATCTGAGAACGGATTCTACCAGAATATCAGATGAAGCGGCAGCAGCAGCCAAAGATTATATCATAAAGAATTTTGGAGAAGATTATACAGCGGGAATACCTCGGGCAGACAAACCGGGTAAGAAGATCCAGGATGCGCATGAAGCAATCCGTCCGACGGATATCACACTGTCACCGGCAGCTATCAAGGATCAGTTAAGCAGAGAACAGTTCCGTCTGTATCAGCTGATCTATAACCGCTTCCTTGCAAGCCAGATGGCAGAGGCAGTATACAGCATTAAGACCGTAAAGGCAGAAGTAGCAGGCTATCGGTTCCAGACCTCAGTATCAAAGATTGCATTTGCAGGATTTACAACGGTTTATAATGTGGACAATGAGAAGAGTGAGCATATTGCCGGCATTAAGGATCTGAATGAAGGAGATCTGTTAAAATTAGAAGATTTTGACGAGAAGCAGCATTTTACACAGCCGCCGGCAAGATATACAGAAGCACTTCTGGTAAGAACCTTAGAGGAGCTTGGCATTGGAAGACCAAGTACTTATGCACCGACGATCTCAACGATATTGAATCGTCGTTATATCACAAAAGAGAATAAGAAATTATATGTAACAGAACTGGGAGAAGCCGTTAATCAGATTATGGAACAGGCATTTCCGGTTATTATCGACGTGAATTTTACAGCGAATCTGGAGTCTCTTCTCGATAAGATCGGTGAGGGTGCTATCGAATGGAAAGTTGTAGTAAGAAACTTCTATCCAGATCTCGATGCGGCGGTTAAGAAAGCCGAGAGTGAGTTGCAGTCCATTAAGATTGAGGATGAAGTAACGGATGAGGTATGTGACGAGTGCGGACGCAATATGGTCGTTAAGTATGGTCCACACGGTAAATTCCTTGCATGTCCGGGCTTTCCTGACTGTAAATTTACGAAGCCGTTCTTTGAAAAGACAGGAGTTCCTTGTCCGAAATGTGGTGGTGACATAGTAATAAAGAAGACCAGAAAGGGCAGAAGATACTATGGATGTATCAATGCTCCTGAATGTGATTTTATGTCATGGGCGAAACCATCAAGGGAAAAATGTCCGGTATGTGGCAGTTATATGGTTGAAAAGGGTAATAAGTTACTTTGTTCAGCAGAAAACTGTGGATATTCCAGAGATAATACCGAAAAGGGAAAATAG
- the codY gene encoding GTP-sensing pleiotropic transcriptional regulator CodY has product MSVQLLDKTRKINKLLHNNNSHKVVFNDICDVLSDILKSNVLVISKKGKVLGIKNREDIPEIHELIEDKVGLLIDSMLNERLLLVLSTKENVNLTTLGFDSDNIEKYQGLLLPIDIAGERLGTLFLYKLDAQYDIDDIILGEYGTTVVGLEMMRALNEENAEEDRKIAIVRSAISTLSFSELQAIKHIFSELDGKEGILVASKVADRVGITRSVIVNALRKFESAGVIEARSSGMKGTYIKVLNDVVFDELKAV; this is encoded by the coding sequence ATGAGTGTTCAATTATTAGATAAAACACGAAAAATTAACAAATTATTGCACAATAACAACTCGCATAAGGTTGTTTTTAATGATATTTGTGATGTTTTAAGTGATATTTTAAAATCAAATGTACTGGTTATCAGTAAAAAAGGTAAGGTTCTGGGAATTAAGAACCGTGAAGATATACCTGAGATCCATGAGCTGATCGAGGATAAGGTTGGTCTGCTGATCGACAGTATGCTGAATGAGAGACTTCTCCTTGTATTGTCAACAAAGGAAAATGTAAATCTGACTACGCTCGGATTTGACAGTGATAACATAGAGAAATATCAGGGACTTCTACTTCCAATCGATATAGCAGGAGAACGGCTTGGAACGTTATTTCTGTATAAGCTGGATGCACAGTATGATATTGATGATATTATTCTCGGGGAATACGGAACAACGGTTGTAGGACTTGAGATGATGCGGGCTTTAAATGAAGAAAATGCAGAAGAAGATCGTAAGATCGCAATCGTGCGTTCGGCAATCAGTACTTTATCATTTTCAGAATTACAGGCGATCAAGCACATTTTTTCGGAACTGGATGGAAAAGAAGGAATTCTTGTTGCAAGTAAGGTCGCAGACCGGGTCGGAATTACCCGTTCCGTAATCGTAAATGCACTTCGAAAGTTTGAGAGTGCGGGTGTTATTGAAGCAAGATCCTCGGGCATGAAGGGAACTTACATTAAGGTTCTGAATGATGTTGTATTTGACGAATTAAAAGCCGTATAA
- the rpsB gene encoding 30S ribosomal protein S2, translated as MSVISMKQLLEAGVHFGHQTRRWNPKMKPYIYTERNGIYIIDLQKSVGMVDDAYNAIGDCVANGGKILFVGTKKQAQDSIKSEAERCGMYYVNERWLGGMLTNFSTIQTRIATLKKYEAMEADGTFDVLPKKEVIQIKKEMEKLQKNLGGIKEMKEIPDMIFVVDPKKERICIQEAHSLGIKLVGIADTNCDPEELDYVIPGNDDAIRAVKLIVSKMADAVIEAQQGADATDAEEVADEEAAVEE; from the coding sequence ATGAGCGTTATTTCAATGAAACAGTTATTAGAAGCAGGTGTACATTTCGGACACCAGACAAGAAGATGGAACCCTAAGATGAAGCCATACATCTACACAGAGCGTAATGGTATCTACATCATCGACCTTCAGAAGTCAGTAGGAATGGTTGACGATGCTTACAATGCAATCGGTGACTGCGTAGCAAATGGTGGAAAGATTCTTTTCGTTGGTACAAAGAAGCAGGCTCAGGACTCAATCAAGAGTGAAGCAGAGCGTTGCGGTATGTACTATGTAAACGAGAGATGGTTAGGCGGTATGCTTACAAACTTCAGCACAATCCAGACAAGAATCGCTACTCTTAAGAAGTACGAAGCTATGGAAGCTGACGGAACATTTGATGTTCTTCCTAAGAAGGAAGTAATCCAGATCAAGAAGGAGATGGAGAAGCTTCAGAAGAACCTTGGCGGTATCAAGGAAATGAAGGAAATTCCTGACATGATCTTCGTTGTAGATCCTAAGAAGGAAAGAATCTGTATCCAGGAAGCTCATTCACTTGGAATCAAGCTTGTAGGTATTGCTGATACGAACTGTGATCCGGAAGAATTAGATTATGTTATTCCTGGTAACGATGATGCTATCAGAGCTGTAAAGCTTATCGTTTCAAAGATGGCAGATGCAGTTATCGAAGCTCAGCAGGGTGCTGATGCAACAGATGCTGAAGAAGTTGCAGATGAGGAAGCAGCAGTAGAAGAGTAA
- the tsf gene encoding translation elongation factor Ts — translation MAITASMVKELRELTGAGMMDCKKALTETNGDMDAAVEVLKKSGAAKAEKKAARIAAEGIAKVAIDGNTAVVVEVNSETDFVAKNAIFQEFVQAVADKALTVDTEKAGDGEDVVSILDMKADLDDKILKIGEKISIRRFEKVTADVVASYIHGGGRIGVLVAGNGASDDAAKEALTNIAMQIAAMNPQYISRDEISADELAKMKEITIDSALNDPFSLPKPVLSKLIEKAVAGVWSAEDVAIYEEKKSNMNFLPNFLSKEAKAQLAEIACADKEEISGNKIFSGLVEGRISKQMKEICLLDQGYVKAEDGKQTVAAYLKSVNPALKIAKFVRFEVGEGMEKKNEDFAAEVAKQMNV, via the coding sequence ATGGCTATTACAGCAAGCATGGTAAAAGAGTTAAGAGAACTCACAGGTGCTGGTATGATGGATTGTAAGAAAGCACTTACAGAGACAAACGGTGATATGGATGCCGCTGTGGAAGTACTCAAAAAGAGTGGTGCAGCTAAGGCTGAGAAGAAAGCAGCAAGAATTGCAGCAGAAGGTATCGCTAAGGTTGCAATTGATGGTAATACAGCAGTAGTTGTTGAAGTTAACTCAGAGACAGACTTCGTTGCAAAGAATGCAATTTTCCAGGAGTTTGTACAGGCAGTTGCAGATAAGGCACTTACAGTAGATACAGAAAAGGCCGGAGATGGCGAAGACGTTGTTTCAATCCTTGATATGAAGGCTGATCTTGATGATAAGATCCTCAAGATCGGTGAGAAGATCTCCATCAGAAGATTTGAGAAGGTTACAGCAGATGTTGTTGCTTCTTATATCCATGGTGGCGGAAGAATCGGTGTTCTTGTAGCCGGTAACGGTGCTTCAGATGATGCAGCTAAGGAAGCACTTACAAACATCGCAATGCAGATCGCAGCTATGAACCCACAGTATATCTCAAGAGACGAGATCTCAGCAGATGAGCTTGCTAAGATGAAAGAGATCACAATTGACAGTGCATTAAATGATCCATTCTCACTTCCAAAGCCGGTTCTTTCCAAGTTGATCGAGAAGGCTGTAGCCGGTGTATGGAGCGCAGAAGATGTAGCTATCTACGAAGAGAAGAAGTCAAACATGAACTTCTTACCTAACTTCCTTTCAAAGGAAGCTAAGGCTCAGTTAGCAGAGATCGCTTGTGCTGATAAGGAAGAGATCTCAGGCAACAAGATCTTCTCAGGACTTGTTGAAGGACGTATCTCTAAGCAGATGAAGGAAATCTGTCTTCTTGATCAGGGATATGTTAAGGCTGAAGATGGCAAGCAGACAGTTGCAGCATACCTGAAGTCTGTAAATCCTGCTCTTAAGATCGCTAAGTTCGTTCGCTTTGAAGTTGGTGAAGGTATGGAGAAGAAGAACGAAGACTTCGCAGCAGAAGTTGC